The window CTAGTTAGGGAAGGCCAGGATGTCTGCGGTGAAGATAATATTCTAGGGACAGTAATCGAACAGAAAAAACCAGAATTCTATTTGGAACCTACTGCCAAATTGAATCCTCGTGCCCGTCAGGCAATTCTGGATGCTGATTTATTGGTCTTTGGCCCAGGAGGTTTCTACACATCCCTAATGACAATTCTATTGACAGAGGGCATAGTCGAAGCTATTGCGCAGTCAAAAGCCAAACGAGTATTTATCAGCAATCTAATGACTCAGCCCAATCAATCCAGGGATTACAACTTAGATGATTTTGTAGATGAGCTTGAGAGGTTTACAGCTGGTAGGATCTTTGACTATATCGTATACAACAATGCTCAACCAGCTAATGTGCTAATTGATCGCTATTTAGCGGAAAATGAAAGATTGATAGATGTTAGTCCAAAAATAATCAATCGAGTTAAAGCCAGAGGCTACAAAACATACGGTGATTTATTAATTAGTCACGATATTGCAGAAACCAATCAAGTAGATTTGATGCAAAGAAGCTTGATTCGCCACGACCCCGATAGTCTTGCTAGGGCGATTATGCGTTGCTATTTTGACTAAATATTTAGATAATCTTAAATAGTGAGTAGCTTGACTAAACAACTAGCAGATCTTCCCAAATCCCCGGGTGTTTATCTATATAAAGATCAATTAGGGCAAGTGATCTATGTCGGTAAAGCAATCAACCTGAGTAGAAGAGTAAAATCCTACTTCCAGAGACGTGATCATGATCTCAAGACGATCAGGCTTGTAGAGAAGATTGCAGATATTGAAGTGATTGAGACCGAATCAGAGATAGCTGCCTTATTTCTTGAAGCAGAGCTAATCAAAAGATACAAACCTCAGTATAATATTCTACTCAGGGATGATAAGCATTATCTTTATATCAGAATTAGCAAAGATCCTTATCCTATTATTAGTTATGTCAGAAGAATAGAAAATGATTATGCTGACTACTATGGTCCCTTCCCTGCTAGTTATCAGATAAAAAAGTTGCTGACTCAGATCAGAAGAGTAATCCCTTTTATCACTGACAAGCAGTGGCCTAGAGTTAGTAAGCTCTCTTATCAGATTGGCATCAACCCTAGTCCTGATATTGACTCTGACAATTATCGAGATCAAATCCGCAGGATCAAACTAATTTTGACAGGTAAATTTAAATCTTTGGCTCAAGAATTGGAGATAGAAATGGAGGCCAGCAGTCAATCTCAGGATTATGAAAAAGCAGCCTTGATCCGTAATCAATTACAATTCTTGTCTAGTCTTAGGAGGATTAAAGGCGTAATGCTAGACGGTATTGATTTGTCGACTGATAGTGCCCTGCTGGAGCTAGGTAAGATTGCAGGTTTAGACAAACCTCCTGCAAGAATTGAAGCTTATGATATCTCGAACTTCCAAGGCAAGGATCAAGTGGCGAGTATGATCGTTTTTACTAATGGTTTGCCTAATACCCAGGAGTATCGTAAATTTAGAATTAGGACCAAAGGCCCAAACGACTTTGCAATGATGCAGGAAGTGATTACTCGTAGACAGAAACGAAGCTGGAAACAGCCTGATCTAATCTTGATCGATGGTGGTAAGGGTCAACTTTCGAGTGCCCTTATGGCAATGCAGGATTTTTGGCCTGGACAGCCAGTGTTTGGCCTGGCAAAACGGGAAGAAGAAATGGTATTTGATGATAGAGCTTTGAGTAATGATAGCTGGAAAGATTACGGACAATACATATATAGGGATGGTAATTATTTAGTAGTAAAATTACCAAAATCTAACTCTGTATCTCAATTAATTCAAAGAATCAGAGATGAGGCGCATCGTTTCGCGATTACTTATCATCGTCAAGTTAGAAAGAAACGAATTATCCGAAGTAAACTAGAGGATTACACCGGGATTGGACCTAAGTCCGTTGCAAAATTGATTAAGGCCTTTGGTTCGGAGCAAGGGGTGCTTGAGGCTAGTCAGTCAAGTTTAGAGCAAGTACTTGGCAGAAGGGGTCAAGCGTTGCACAGAGAAATTAATCATTAGGGGTTTTTGGTAGTGCGAGATGCTGGTTTCATCATAATTCCTGCTATTAATTTGGGGTTACAGAATAGAGATGAGGCTCCCCAAAGAGGTAAATAAAGTCAAGCTTGAGATACTATCAAGAACGATGTCTGTTGGCAGCTCTAAGCTTGGCCAATTCAAGCTCTAGTCTAGCTAGTGCTTGATAGTAAGCAGTGTCTTGCTCTTCTTTTGTAGCCAAAAACTTCTCAGCCTCATGCTTGGCTTTGAGGGTGGCATCTAGATCAATCTCGCTAGATTCAGTAGCTAGCTCGGCAATCACCATTACACTATTATCAGATTTGACTTCGACCAGCCCACTGTCAGTAGCTATGTAGCTAGTCTGATCACCAACTCGATAATGGATTTCTCCTACAGTAAGTCTAGAGACCAATGGCGCGTGTCCTGAAAGAACAGTGATCAAACCTTGCTCAGTCGGTAGGCTAATCGAGTCAACTTCCTGGTCGACTAGCTCTTGACTCGGTGTGATAATCTTGACTCTAATCATTGGCTCACTTCTTATCAAGTTCCGAAATCGAACCTAGCATATAAAAATCATCTTCGTTATAAGAGTCATACTTGCCATCAAGTATCCCTGCGAAGCTCTTGACAGTATCAGCAAGGGAAACATATTTGCCAGGTCTACCAGTATAAACTTCTGCTACAAAGAAGGGTTGAGAAAGAAACTTCTGGATTTTCCTTGCGCGAGATACTGTCAGTTTATCTTCATCCGAAAGCTCTTCAATCCCGAGAATTGCGATAATATCTTGGAGGTCTTTATATTTTTGCAATACTTGTTGGACACCTCTAGCTACCCGATAATGCTCAGCTCCAATGATATTAGGGTCCAAAATGTTAGAATTGGACTCAAGTGGATCGACAGCTGGGTAAATTCCAAGCTCTGTTAGGGCACGGGAGAGTACCACAGTAGAATCAAGGTGATTGAAGGTAGTAGCAGGAGCAGGGTCAGTCAAATCATCAGCTGGCACATAGACTGCTTGGAGACTAGTAATCGAACCCTTATTGGTCGAAGTAATTCTCTCTTGCATTGCACCCATATCGGTAGCTAAGGTCGGCTGATAGCCTACTGCAGAGGGTATCCTACCTAGTAAAGTTGAGACTTCGGATCCAGCTTGGGTAAATCTAAAGATGTTATCAACAAAGAATAAAACATCTTGATTTTCTTGATCACGGAAATATTCAGCCATGGTTAGACCAGTCAAGCCAACTCGAGCCCGAATACCTGGTGGCTCATTCATTTGACCGAATACTAGAGCTGTCTTGTCTAGAACATTAGAGTCTTGCATCTCATAATACAAGTCATTACCTTCTCTTGATCTTTCACCAACTCCCGCAAAAACCGAGACCCCACCATGCTCGGAGGCAATATTGCGAATTAATTCAGTGATAATTACTGTTTTGCCAACTCCAGCTCCTCCGAAAAGACCAACTTTACCCCCTTTGATAATTGGACAGATCAAATCTATCACCTTGATACCAGTTTCTAAAATTTCAACACCTGTGGACAGGTCTTTGAAATCAGGAGCTGGCTTGTGAATTGAAGAGGTAGGTGTATCTTTAGTAATCTTGATTGCGGGCTTTTTATCAATTGGATTACCTAGGGCATCAAACATTCTGCCAAGAGTTTGATTACCAACAGCGATTGTGATGGGTGCTCCAGTATCATTGACAGTAGCACCCCTTTGGAGTCCATTGGTTTCCCCCATTGCAATACTTCTTATCTGACCATCTCCAAGCTGCTGGGCGACTTCTAGGACTAGTTTTTTATCATTATCAAGCTCAATTTCAAGAGCATTGAGGATATCTGGTGTATGCTCTTCGAAACTAACATCTACTATTGGGCCAATGATTTGAGTGACTTTGCCGGTTTTATTCATCTTTTACTCCTTTGTTATTCTAATGCTAATTTTGCTGCCGTGATCTCAGAAAGCTCCTGAGTGATTGAGCTTTGCCTTGCTTGGTTGAAGATTTGAGTTAAATCTGAGACCAAGTCGTTGCTAGCCTTATTGGCGCCTTGCATTGCTATCATTCTAGCTGAATATTCACTAGCAGCTGCTTCTACCATTGCTTGATAAAAATTATAGATTATTAATCGTCCCAGGATATCATCGGTTAAACTATCTTGATCTGGCTCTAAGATATAACCCTCTTCTTTATCAGGATCAAGATTATCGAATATCCTGATCTGTTTGGGGGTAATCGGGAGTATTTCGATCTCTCTAACTTCCTGGTTGAGGGTACTAACAAAATGAGTGTAGACTACCTTAATTGAACTATACTTACCAGTCAGGTAATCTTCAATATAAGGTAGGATCATTGGCTTTACCAACTCAAGGTTCTGGTTGGCCTCAGGAGCGGGATACAGAGCTTTAAACTGATAGCCAGATCGCTTGAGGGTAGTGGCAACTTTTTTGCCAAAGCAAATAATCTCAAATGAACCATTTCTTACAAGATAATCCTTAATCAAACGATTACTAAGATTGCTATTATAGGCACCTGCAAGACTTCTATCTGAACTAATCACCACGATTAGATTGGGCGCAGATTTATTGACTACCTGGGTATAGCGATGGATGATAGCCTGGTCTTTGTCAATTATTTTTGAGTAGATCCCAGACAGGGCTTGGGCATATTTGCGAGAATTTTTAGCATTGGTTTGGGCCTTTTGCATCTTAGTAGCTGCAACAAGCTCCATTGCTTTGGTAATCTTGCCAATATTCTTGACAGATTTGATCCTGGATTTTATTTCCCGGGTATTAGTTGCCACCCATCTCTTCTCGTTTAAATCTTTCGACAGCAGTTCTCAATAGATCTACTTCTTTTCCCTTCATGTCACTTGACTCGATCTGATCTATCAACTCTAAGTATTTCTGATCAAGATAGTCTATAAGTCTATGATTAAAGTCCCCTACTTGATCGAGTGCAACATCATCAAGGAATCCATTAGTAGCGACCCAAATCAAGACCACTTGATGGGATAAGTTGTATGGTTGGTACTGAGGCTGTTTGAGCATCTCGACAATCCTTTGACCTCGATCTAATTTTGCCTTGGTCTGAGCATCTAAATCAGAAGCCAACTGAGCAAAAGCTGCTAAATCTCGATATTGAGCAAGATCAAGCCTGAGCTGGCCTGCTACATTTTTGATTGCCTTAGTTTGGGCAGAGCTACCAACCCGTGAAACCGATAGCCCGACATTAAGGGCGGGCCTAATCCCTTGATGGAAGAGGTCTGTCTCTAGATAAATCTGACCATCAGTAATCGAGATAACATTGGTCGGGATGAAGGCCGATACGTCTCCAGCTTGAGTTTCAATAATAGGTAAAGCAGTTAATGACCCTGCACCCAGGTCATCTGACAATTTTGCAGCTCTTTCTAATAGTCTAGAATGTAAGTAGAAGATATCACCAGGATAAGCTTCTCTACCAGGAGGTCGTCTTAGTAGTAGCGAAATCTCTCGATAAGCAACTGCATGCTTACTAAGATCATCATAGATTACCAAGGCATGACCAGAATTATCCATAAAATATTCACCGATTGCAGCTCCAGAATATGGTGCAATATAGCTCATAGCAGCAGGATCACTTGCTCCAGCCACTACTATTACCGTTTTGTCCATCACGCCCTTGGTAGTCAAATCAGATACTAAGCGAGCGATCTTTGATTCTTTTTGACCAATTGCTACATAGATATTGACGATATCGCTATCCTTTTGATTGATCATAGTATCAACGGCGATTGCAGTCTTGCCAGTCTGGCGATCTCCAATAATCAACTCCCTTTGACCTCTACCAATCGGGATCATTGAATCAATGGCTACAATCCCAGTCTGTAATGGTTGATGAACTGATTTACGATCTAAGACACCAGGCGCAGGACGTTCGATTGGATTTTCTTGGTCAGTTTTAATTGGGCCTTTGCCATCAATTGGATTACCTAAGGCGTCTACTACTCGTCCAAGCATTGCCTTACCTACTGGCACGGAGAGGATCTTGCCAGCTAACTGTACTCTATCTCCTTCGGCGACTAGCTCGCTAGCACCTAGAATAATTACCCAAACAGAATCAGTATTAAGATTAAGAGCTACCGCATCAATAATTTTACCCGATCCACTGGTGATCTTTAGCATTTCTCCAGCCTGAACATCAGTAATACCAATCACTTTGGCTACTCCATCCTTGACTTCACTCACGAAGCCAACCCTAGTCTGATCAGAGTTTAGATCAGCCCCACTAATTCGCGCCTCAAGTTCCTCTATGATTGAACTATTACTCATATCACTCCTTATCTCTTATCAAATTATAGCTCATTTCTTGAATTTTTGCTTCCAAACTCGAATCAAAAATCTTTGCTTGGTCAGTAATCTTAATCCCACTAATAAGACTAGGATTATGGATAAATTGAACCTGACGATTCTGCTTTGCAACTCTTGCCTTGATCCTTTCCTTCTCGAGATCAGTCAGGAAGCTATATTCGACAACAACTGCTGGTCTTGCACCGACCCCCTTTGCTACTTCTCTTAATACAGATTCGAGCTGCTCGGAAGCAGATCTCTCTAACAGCACAGTTTTTAGTTTAGCTACCAAACGCCTTGGGCTATAACCAGTCTTAATCAAGTGATTTGCATAGCTGACCAGGTCTTGAAATTCTTGGTCAGTCATTATTTTGCTCCCACTCATCAAGGGCTTGATCAATTGCTTGAGATTGGTCCTTATCGGTATTCTTGATACCCAACTTTCTGACTGCATTACCAATCAGACTACTAGCATTGACTCTTACTTCCCTAATTAGCTGTTGCTTGGTGTCTGCAAGATCTTGTTTGGATTGGTCTATGATTAGACTAGCTTGTTGTCTTGCTTGATCTATAATCTGATCTCGGTCTTCTCGGTTGGCTTGTTCGGCTTGCTTTTGAGCCTTCTTAAGTTCTGAACGGAAACTGGCAGTCTCTTGGCTACGCCAATCAGAGAATTCCTGCTTGGCATTAGCTAGCTCTTTTGCATCAGCTAGTCCTTTGTCTATCTTGGCCTGTCTATCTGCCATTACCTTAGTCAGTGGTCCTGCGATAATTTTCTTGAATACAAGAAATACTATTAAAAAATTGACCAGCTGAATCAAGAAAGCAATTGGATCCAGGCCAAAGCTTTCAAATATTCCTGGCTCACTAATCACCTCAGTAGCACTAGGTACAGTTTCTGAAGCACCCAGAGCCTGGATAATTGAAGAAAAACCAATATGAAAATCTGGTACTAGCATTCGCTCAATTGTTATTTAGATTAGATTACAAATGTTACTACTAATGCATAGATTGCAATTGCTTCCGCAAAAGCCATTGATAGAAGCATTGGTACAAAGATTTTATCACCGGATTCAGGATTTCTACCCATGGCCTCCATTGCTTTGGTAGCAATCTTACCGATTGCAAGAGCTGGGAATATACCACCTAGTACGATGATACTGGCCTTGGCGATGATAGTTAATTCTTCTGTTGACATTGATTGAACCTTTCTTTTAATTATTAATTAATGATGCTCTACTTCTGTAGTAGTCAGGCTGAAGTATACCACGGTAAGCATGGCAAATACAACAGCCTGAATCATACCAACAAGTAGCTCCATAAACATGAAGGGTACTGGTGCTGCAAAAGAAACCAGTCCAGCAATAACAGTCAAAAGCACCTCACCCGCAAAAACATTACCAAATAATCTAAGTGACAAGGATAGTGTCTTCGCGAATTCAGCAAAAGTCTCTAATAAACCAACAACGAATTCAACAAATCCAACCATAATATTGACTCCACCCTTCTTGAATCCTCGATAGACATCACCAATCTTGATAAACTTATTAAGATGTTCGAATCCTCCACTGTGCTTGATGCCAAGATAGTGCGAGCTCACTACTGCGAACATCGCCATTGCTAGAGTCATATTCAGGTCAGTGTTAGCTGGCCTAAACAATGAAACTAAATGCTGACCATGTTCACCGGGCAGGTAACGTCCTACTGAATGAATACCCGGGAGGAGCCCCATCCAGTTGGACAGCAAGATAAAGAAAAACAAAGCAGCGATATAGGGTAAGAACTGGGCTGATTTTTTGGGGCTATGAGTAACCTTATCAATGTAATCTAGCATAATTGACAAGATAATCTCAACAAAATTTTGGAGCTTACCAGGAACACCTCGACTAGGCTTACGTAAGAACCAGCCAAGAATTAAAAAAAATATTACTAGTACCCAAGCATTGATCATAGTATTAGTGATCTTAACTGAACCAAAATCCCAGAGTACATCTGGAGCTAGAGGGGGTATTGCTCCAATCTGATTTAGCATTTTTGCTTCTCACCTTTACTCAACATACCTGATAAATACTATCATTATTCTAAATGATATTCAAGCAGTCGTAAAATACCACCCCAAATGCAACTAACAGCAAATCTCTGCTACTCTCATCCTAGCATGATCAGGGTCTTGATTGTAGTACTCAATCAACTAAGCAGTAGTCATCATACTGGGTAAACCCATATGTCAGCGTCTATTGATATAGTGATTAGTATACTGGTCTGCTTGTAACTGTAGGTCAATAAGGTTATTGGGAAACAGATCCCTCACTAGAGTCTATATACTCAAGCAATAATCGTTGTAAGGTAGTCGGGTCACTACAAAGCTCTATAATTTTATAAATGAGGAGTTCCTCTGTATTGGGCTTAATCTTTGTATTAATATCCCTCGAGGCTCGATTGACAAGGATCCTGGCTATGTACGGACCCCGATCCTCGGGATCTAAGCCTTCAAGGCCACGTATCTGATCAGATACGT of the Candidatus Saccharibacteria bacterium genome contains:
- a CDS encoding F0F1 ATP synthase subunit delta, with amino-acid sequence MTDQEFQDLVSYANHLIKTGYSPRRLVAKLKTVLLERSASEQLESVLREVAKGVGARPAVVVEYSFLTDLEKERIKARVAKQNRQVQFIHNPSLISGIKITDQAKIFDSSLEAKIQEMSYNLIRDKE
- the atpG gene encoding ATP synthase F1 subunit gamma → MATNTREIKSRIKSVKNIGKITKAMELVAATKMQKAQTNAKNSRKYAQALSGIYSKIIDKDQAIIHRYTQVVNKSAPNLIVVISSDRSLAGAYNSNLSNRLIKDYLVRNGSFEIICFGKKVATTLKRSGYQFKALYPAPEANQNLELVKPMILPYIEDYLTGKYSSIKVVYTHFVSTLNQEVREIEILPITPKQIRIFDNLDPDKEEGYILEPDQDSLTDDILGRLIIYNFYQAMVEAAASEYSARMIAMQGANKASNDLVSDLTQIFNQARQSSITQELSEITAAKLALE
- a CDS encoding excinuclease ABC subunit UvrC → MSSLTKQLADLPKSPGVYLYKDQLGQVIYVGKAINLSRRVKSYFQRRDHDLKTIRLVEKIADIEVIETESEIAALFLEAELIKRYKPQYNILLRDDKHYLYIRISKDPYPIISYVRRIENDYADYYGPFPASYQIKKLLTQIRRVIPFITDKQWPRVSKLSYQIGINPSPDIDSDNYRDQIRRIKLILTGKFKSLAQELEIEMEASSQSQDYEKAALIRNQLQFLSSLRRIKGVMLDGIDLSTDSALLELGKIAGLDKPPARIEAYDISNFQGKDQVASMIVFTNGLPNTQEYRKFRIRTKGPNDFAMMQEVITRRQKRSWKQPDLILIDGGKGQLSSALMAMQDFWPGQPVFGLAKREEEMVFDDRALSNDSWKDYGQYIYRDGNYLVVKLPKSNSVSQLIQRIRDEAHRFAITYHRQVRKKRIIRSKLEDYTGIGPKSVAKLIKAFGSEQGVLEASQSSLEQVLGRRGQALHREINH
- a CDS encoding ATP synthase F0 subunit C, with the protein product MSTEELTIIAKASIIVLGGIFPALAIGKIATKAMEAMGRNPESGDKIFVPMLLSMAFAEAIAIYALVVTFVI
- the yvcK gene encoding uridine diphosphate-N-acetylglucosamine-binding protein YvcK, with the translated sequence MQAIDKSVKAVVIGAGTGSFTVITGLKQYLRNITTVVNMTDSGGSTGVLRDELGALPPGDARQHLVALANRSDLVRELFNYRFGGNTFKGHSFGNLFLAALEDMTGDFEQALSVAGEILDISGKVLPVTTTQTNLCLVREGQDVCGEDNILGTVIEQKKPEFYLEPTAKLNPRARQAILDADLLVFGPGGFYTSLMTILLTEGIVEAIAQSKAKRVFISNLMTQPNQSRDYNLDDFVDELERFTAGRIFDYIVYNNAQPANVLIDRYLAENERLIDVSPKIINRVKARGYKTYGDLLISHDIAETNQVDLMQRSLIRHDPDSLARAIMRCYFD
- the atpA gene encoding F0F1 ATP synthase subunit alpha; the protein is MSNSSIIEELEARISGADLNSDQTRVGFVSEVKDGVAKVIGITDVQAGEMLKITSGSGKIIDAVALNLNTDSVWVIILGASELVAEGDRVQLAGKILSVPVGKAMLGRVVDALGNPIDGKGPIKTDQENPIERPAPGVLDRKSVHQPLQTGIVAIDSMIPIGRGQRELIIGDRQTGKTAIAVDTMINQKDSDIVNIYVAIGQKESKIARLVSDLTTKGVMDKTVIVVAGASDPAAMSYIAPYSGAAIGEYFMDNSGHALVIYDDLSKHAVAYREISLLLRRPPGREAYPGDIFYLHSRLLERAAKLSDDLGAGSLTALPIIETQAGDVSAFIPTNVISITDGQIYLETDLFHQGIRPALNVGLSVSRVGSSAQTKAIKNVAGQLRLDLAQYRDLAAFAQLASDLDAQTKAKLDRGQRIVEMLKQPQYQPYNLSHQVVLIWVATNGFLDDVALDQVGDFNHRLIDYLDQKYLELIDQIESSDMKGKEVDLLRTAVERFKREEMGGN
- a CDS encoding ATP synthase F0 subunit B; its protein translation is MLVPDFHIGFSSIIQALGASETVPSATEVISEPGIFESFGLDPIAFLIQLVNFLIVFLVFKKIIAGPLTKVMADRQAKIDKGLADAKELANAKQEFSDWRSQETASFRSELKKAQKQAEQANREDRDQIIDQARQQASLIIDQSKQDLADTKQQLIREVRVNASSLIGNAVRKLGIKNTDKDQSQAIDQALDEWEQNND
- the atpC gene encoding ATP synthase F1 subunit epsilon yields the protein MIRVKIITPSQELVDQEVDSISLPTEQGLITVLSGHAPLVSRLTVGEIHYRVGDQTSYIATDSGLVEVKSDNSVMVIAELATESSEIDLDATLKAKHEAEKFLATKEEQDTAYYQALARLELELAKLRAANRHRS
- the atpB gene encoding F0F1 ATP synthase subunit A, giving the protein MLNQIGAIPPLAPDVLWDFGSVKITNTMINAWVLVIFFLILGWFLRKPSRGVPGKLQNFVEIILSIMLDYIDKVTHSPKKSAQFLPYIAALFFFILLSNWMGLLPGIHSVGRYLPGEHGQHLVSLFRPANTDLNMTLAMAMFAVVSSHYLGIKHSGGFEHLNKFIKIGDVYRGFKKGGVNIMVGFVEFVVGLLETFAEFAKTLSLSLRLFGNVFAGEVLLTVIAGLVSFAAPVPFMFMELLVGMIQAVVFAMLTVVYFSLTTTEVEHH
- the atpD gene encoding F0F1 ATP synthase subunit beta is translated as MNKTGKVTQIIGPIVDVSFEEHTPDILNALEIELDNDKKLVLEVAQQLGDGQIRSIAMGETNGLQRGATVNDTGAPITIAVGNQTLGRMFDALGNPIDKKPAIKITKDTPTSSIHKPAPDFKDLSTGVEILETGIKVIDLICPIIKGGKVGLFGGAGVGKTVIITELIRNIASEHGGVSVFAGVGERSREGNDLYYEMQDSNVLDKTALVFGQMNEPPGIRARVGLTGLTMAEYFRDQENQDVLFFVDNIFRFTQAGSEVSTLLGRIPSAVGYQPTLATDMGAMQERITSTNKGSITSLQAVYVPADDLTDPAPATTFNHLDSTVVLSRALTELGIYPAVDPLESNSNILDPNIIGAEHYRVARGVQQVLQKYKDLQDIIAILGIEELSDEDKLTVSRARKIQKFLSQPFFVAEVYTGRPGKYVSLADTVKSFAGILDGKYDSYNEDDFYMLGSISELDKK